Proteins from one Candidatus Poribacteria bacterium genomic window:
- a CDS encoding RNA-guided endonuclease TnpB family protein, whose translation MEISVVSRSSVTLAVIIGSTSSCGDYWLYILTDFVETKPLPTTGKSVGADYGMKDAYLTLSTGEKIQHPQPLKSNLTKLRTLNKALSRKQKGSNRWWRCVRQIARLYRKITNQRKDFHWQLASELCKKFDTIVLETLNLDGMKRLWGRKVSDLAFYQLVEILKYKCSKHKRLLKRVDQWTATTKPCSDCGFHNQTLTLSDRQWTCPECGSHHDRDINAAINILQAGIPVKVSARYA comes from the coding sequence ATGGAAATATCAGTCGTATCACGATCAAGCGTGACGCTTGCGGTGATTATTGGCTCTACATCCTCATGCGGTGATTATTGGCTCTACATCCTCACGGATTTCGTAGAGACGAAACCTCTGCCAACAACGGGTAAGAGTGTTGGGGCAGACTATGGTATGAAAGACGCATATTTGACGCTCAGTACGGGTGAGAAGATACAACACCCACAACCTTTGAAATCCAACTTGACGAAACTGCGAACCCTTAACAAAGCATTAAGCCGTAAGCAAAAAGGTTCTAATCGCTGGTGGCGTTGTGTGAGACAGATTGCCCGTCTCTATCGGAAAATCACGAACCAACGCAAAGACTTTCATTGGCAACTTGCCTCTGAACTCTGTAAGAAGTTTGATACGATTGTCCTTGAAACTTTGAACCTTGATGGCATGAAACGCCTCTGGGGGCGTAAAGTCTCTGACCTCGCCTTCTACCAGCTTGTTGAGATATTGAAGTATAAGTGTAGCAAACATAAGCGTCTTCTAAAACGAGTTGATCAATGGACAGCGACAACAAAACCTTGTAGCGATTGTGGTTTTCATAACCAAACCCTAACACTCTCTGATAGGCAGTGGACATGTCCGGAATGTGGTTCACACCACGATCGAGACATAAACGCTGCTATAAATATATTGCAGGCAGGGATACCCGTGAAAGTTTCCGCACGATATGCCTGA
- a CDS encoding TonB-dependent receptor: MKVALAFKTLLLLMYGVLVIFIGLASIAVAQEAERESSDAASEQEIITLEGVVVVGTRAKPRSVLESAVPIDVLPSDDFVKQGSTDLPDLLRNLVPSYNVNAQPIADAATVVRPANLRGLAPDHTLLLVNGKRRHRASVIAWLGNGLSDGGQGADLSPIPSIALKQVEVLRDGASAQYGSDAIAGVMNLQLKDSYEGGSVEIKPGIFQAGDGLTYALAGNIGLGQEDLWTNLSLEYGGMNETDRSVQRDDAAALIGAGNTDVADPAQPWGHPIIRNDIKLFANYGASVTDDIKFYGHANYAQKEVEGGFYFRNPNTRGAVFSNDGGETLLVGNLRGLTAEMAKWETRKAEWETQNVAAVEAGEAFPEPSPHDADDIPINNNVPDPVALQQVSSDPNLFTFQELFPGGFTPRFGADTQDASLLIGLKGTIADDLGWDLSASYGRHASDFFIRNTVNASLGPDTPTEFDPGDYIQADTNINLDLTYPLHDMVFLASGLEYRTETFEIVQGQIESWEIGPLASQGFSSGSNGFPGFSDIAEGSWTRSNFAGYLESELRPLGFWTVSAAVRGEYFDDFGSTINYKIATNYGIADTLKSLLSVDPGVDLRARGSYSTGFRAPTPGQQNAFNVTTEFGENNTLVNKGTIPSTHGAARLVGGKALEPEKSKNFTVGTVVSHAIASITIDYFNIKVEDRLAPSRDFNRGTDITEAQIEQLVAEGITSAGNLQEFRFFTNEFETSTQGIDVILTAPILDGALSVAYNWTETEVTKHNPDILNEVRINLIQEGIPRHRGNVTLTQAIGNSLGVLGRVNYYGPWYENAVGAQTYNEAFLVDFEFSYAIVENLGITIGVNNVLNVEPDNITEAEGPDVPFDIKEFPARIVGRPFGEYSPYGFGGAFWYTKVSYSF; this comes from the coding sequence ATGAAAGTCGCACTTGCTTTTAAAACGTTACTGCTTCTGATGTATGGTGTTTTAGTTATTTTTATAGGTTTGGCATCTATAGCAGTAGCACAAGAGGCTGAAAGGGAATCAAGCGACGCAGCATCTGAACAGGAGATCATAACGCTTGAGGGGGTAGTTGTGGTCGGAACGCGTGCGAAACCGCGTTCGGTGCTTGAATCTGCTGTCCCGATTGATGTTTTACCGAGTGATGATTTCGTCAAACAGGGAAGCACGGATTTGCCGGACCTGTTAAGAAACTTAGTCCCCTCTTATAATGTTAATGCGCAGCCCATCGCCGATGCGGCTACTGTCGTCCGCCCAGCGAATCTGCGCGGATTGGCACCAGATCACACGTTGTTACTGGTTAATGGTAAACGCCGCCACCGTGCCTCCGTCATTGCTTGGCTCGGAAATGGGTTGTCCGATGGTGGGCAAGGTGCTGATCTTTCTCCTATCCCGTCGATCGCACTGAAACAGGTGGAGGTGCTACGAGATGGAGCGTCGGCGCAATACGGTTCTGATGCAATCGCGGGTGTCATGAACCTGCAGCTCAAAGACAGTTATGAAGGCGGATCTGTTGAAATCAAACCGGGTATTTTCCAAGCCGGTGACGGTCTTACCTACGCTCTCGCTGGGAACATCGGTTTAGGTCAAGAAGATCTCTGGACAAATCTCAGTTTAGAATACGGTGGCATGAACGAGACAGACCGCTCGGTACAACGGGATGATGCCGCTGCGCTTATCGGTGCTGGGAATACGGATGTCGCTGACCCGGCGCAACCGTGGGGACACCCTATTATTAGAAACGACATCAAACTTTTTGCAAACTATGGGGCAAGCGTTACTGATGACATTAAGTTCTACGGTCATGCGAATTACGCACAGAAAGAGGTTGAAGGTGGTTTCTACTTCCGAAATCCCAATACCCGAGGTGCTGTGTTTAGTAATGATGGCGGTGAGACGCTGCTTGTCGGAAATCTACGAGGTTTGACAGCGGAAATGGCGAAATGGGAAACCCGAAAGGCGGAGTGGGAAACCCAAAATGTGGCAGCAGTGGAAGCCGGGGAGGCGTTCCCCGAACCGTCGCCTCACGATGCTGACGATATTCCTATAAACAACAACGTTCCTGATCCGGTTGCCTTACAACAGGTATCCAGTGACCCGAATCTTTTCACATTCCAAGAACTCTTTCCGGGTGGGTTTACCCCTCGCTTTGGTGCCGATACTCAAGATGCTTCGCTCCTCATTGGTCTGAAGGGAACAATCGCGGACGACTTAGGGTGGGATTTAAGTGCTTCCTACGGACGGCACGCCTCCGATTTCTTTATCAGAAATACGGTCAATGCCTCGCTTGGACCGGACACACCGACTGAATTTGATCCAGGTGATTATATCCAAGCAGATACGAACATTAACCTTGACTTAACCTATCCACTGCACGATATGGTGTTCCTCGCTTCTGGGCTGGAATATCGAACAGAAACGTTTGAGATTGTGCAGGGACAGATTGAGTCTTGGGAGATCGGTCCGTTGGCAAGCCAAGGATTTAGTTCAGGATCCAACGGGTTCCCCGGCTTCAGTGACATTGCCGAAGGGAGTTGGACCCGGTCTAACTTTGCGGGTTATTTGGAAAGTGAGTTAAGACCTCTTGGTTTCTGGACGGTTAGTGCTGCTGTTCGTGGTGAGTATTTTGATGATTTTGGGAGCACAATTAACTACAAAATCGCAACGAACTATGGCATTGCTGACACACTCAAATCACTGCTTTCGGTTGATCCTGGTGTTGATCTGAGGGCACGCGGTAGTTACAGCACCGGTTTCAGAGCACCCACACCTGGACAGCAGAATGCCTTTAATGTCACAACGGAGTTCGGTGAGAACAATACGTTAGTCAATAAGGGGACGATTCCTTCCACACATGGTGCCGCACGTTTGGTAGGTGGTAAGGCACTTGAACCGGAAAAGTCGAAGAATTTCACGGTTGGAACGGTGGTCAGTCACGCTATTGCGAGTATCACGATCGACTATTTCAACATCAAAGTAGAAGATCGGTTGGCACCTTCACGTGACTTCAACCGTGGCACAGATATTACCGAAGCACAAATCGAGCAGCTTGTCGCTGAAGGTATCACGAGTGCAGGGAACTTACAGGAATTCCGATTCTTTACCAACGAATTTGAAACAAGCACTCAAGGGATTGATGTGATTCTTACGGCACCTATACTGGATGGTGCACTCAGCGTTGCTTACAACTGGACTGAAACAGAGGTAACCAAACACAATCCCGATATTCTCAACGAAGTCCGTATCAACCTAATACAAGAAGGAATACCACGGCATCGTGGAAATGTGACATTGACCCAAGCTATCGGCAATAGTTTGGGTGTATTGGGCAGAGTTAATTATTACGGTCCTTGGTACGAGAATGCGGTAGGCGCGCAAACTTACAATGAAGCGTTTTTGGTGGACTTTGAATTCAGTTACGCAATCGTTGAAAACTTGGGCATCACAATCGGTGTGAATAATGTCCTCAATGTTGAACCGGATAATATTACTGAGGCAGAGGGCCCTGACGTACCCTTTGATATTAAAGAGTTTCCTGCCAGAATCGTTGGTAGACCTTTCGGCGAGTATAGTCCGTATGGGTTTGGCGGCGCGTTCTGGTATACCAAAGTTAGTTATAGTTTTTAG
- a CDS encoding class I SAM-dependent methyltransferase — protein sequence MSNQSRDAEYTMGRSEEETQRLIEQSQLYDDVTRRFFLRSGIAKGMKVLDVGSGAGDVALTLAEFVGTEGNVVGVDVNPDVLKTAQARAEASGFSNVEFIAGDARTLVLPDDFDAIVGRLVLLYMSDPAEALKTLITRLRPGGIVAFQDTELELYRTVIHPDTPLINQLVEWGLTVFERSGAHLNMGMELYRVFVDAGLPEPTLHFEAPMGGPEGWPGFEYLANSFRSLVPLMEAYGIATSEEVDIDTLADRIQAEVTTSKRPLLLPPHITAYASLPM from the coding sequence ATGAGCAATCAGAGCAGAGATGCAGAATATACAATGGGCCGCAGTGAGGAAGAGACACAACGCTTGATCGAACAATCGCAGCTTTATGACGATGTAACACGCCGCTTTTTCCTCAGAAGCGGTATCGCTAAAGGCATGAAAGTACTTGATGTCGGTAGCGGGGCAGGTGATGTGGCACTCACGCTTGCTGAATTTGTGGGTACCGAAGGGAACGTCGTTGGTGTAGATGTCAACCCTGATGTTCTCAAAACAGCACAGGCTCGCGCAGAGGCATCCGGTTTTTCAAACGTTGAATTCATTGCCGGTGATGCCCGAACGCTTGTACTTCCAGACGACTTTGATGCCATCGTCGGTAGACTTGTCCTGCTGTATATGTCGGACCCGGCAGAGGCACTTAAAACGTTGATCACGCGTCTTCGCCCCGGCGGAATTGTCGCCTTTCAGGATACTGAACTCGAGCTCTACCGGACGGTTATACATCCGGATACACCTTTGATAAATCAGTTGGTTGAATGGGGGCTGACAGTGTTTGAACGTTCAGGCGCACATCTCAATATGGGTATGGAACTCTACCGGGTATTCGTTGATGCAGGTCTGCCTGAGCCTACCTTACACTTTGAGGCTCCTATGGGCGGTCCTGAGGGCTGGCCCGGGTTTGAGTATCTCGCCAACAGTTTTCGGAGCCTCGTTCCACTCATGGAGGCGTATGGCATAGCGACAAGTGAAGAGGTAGATATCGACACACTTGCAGATCGGATTCAAGCGGAAGTCACGACCTCAAAACGACCGCTCCTGTTGCCGCCGCACATTACAGCGTATGCCTCCCTACCGATGTGA